AGGTCGAGGGCATGCAGAACATCGACGAGATCGCCCGCTCCTCCGACCGGCTGGAATGCCTGATCTTCGGCATGGGCGACTTTTCCGCCTCCATGGGTGTCGACCTCAAGATGGTCGGCGTCGCCGACGGCTATCCCGGCGACATCTGGCACCATGCCCGCTTCCGCCTGGTCATGGCCTGCCGCGCCGCCGGCATCGATCCGGTCGACGGCCCCTATGCGGACTTCCGCAATCCCGACGGCTACCGCGAGGAAGCCAAGCGCGCCATGGTGCTCGGCTGCGTCGGCAAATGGGCCATCCATCCGAGCCAGATCGACATCGCCCTGGATGTCTTCAGCCCGAGCCGCGAGGACGTCGACAGGGCCCGCGCGCTGGCCAAGGCCTATGCCGAGGCGGAAGCCCAGGGGCTCGGCGCCATCAATGTCGACGGCGTCATGGTCGACGTCGCCTCGATCCGCATCCTCAAGAACACGGTCCTGCGCAAGGCCGATCTCTACGGCCTGTGATGCTGCGACCGGCGCGGCCCGCGCGGCCGCGCCTCCGCCCGCCTGTCCGGGCCCATAAGCAAACACCCAATGGAGGAACATCATGGCAGGCTGCACACGGCGTCAGGCCACGGTCTTTTCCGCTCTCTTCGCACCGGCCCTGCTGGCGGCGCGGGAAGCGGCGGCGCAGGTCAAGCTGCGCGTCTCGCTCGACACCTCGTCCACCCATATCCGCACGGTCCAGGTCGGGCGCTATCTCGACGCCTTGAAGCGCCGATCCAACGGCGCGATCGAGCCGGAACTGTTTCATTCCGGCCAGCTGTTCCGCGACCGCGACGTCGGGCGCGCGCTGCGCCAGGGTTCCGTCGACATGGCGGTGCCGGGCACCTGGATCGTCACCGGGCTCGAGCCCAATGCCGACTTCGTCGCCCTGCCCGCGCTGTTCGGTCAGCCGCGCGAAGTGCTTTACAAGGTTTCCGACGGCGAGGTCGGCCAGACCATCAACAGGCTGCTGGAGGCCAAGCTCCGCATCAAGGTGATCGGGCCCTGGCTGGACCTCGGCTATTCCAACACCTATGCGGTCAAGCCGATCAGCCGTCCCGGCGACATGGCCGGACTGAAGATCCGCACCTCCGGCGGCCACGGCCAGTTCCTGCGCGTCGACTTCTTCGGCGGCGTCCCCAACTTCACCGCCTGGCCGGACGTGCCGCTGGCGCTCAGCCAGGGCACGTTCGACGGCCTGATCAGCACCAACGAGAGCATCGCCTCGGCCAAGCTCTGGGAATCCGGCCTCAAATTCGCGCTGCAGGACTACCAGTTCTACGGGCAGTACATGCCCATGGTGAGCGATGCCTTCCTGCAGAAGGTCCCGGCCGAGGCGCGCAAGCTGGTCGCCGATGTCTGGAACGAGATGATCGGCGACTTCCGCAACGAGGCCAATGCCGCCCAGGCCAAGGCCGGCGAGGCCATGGCCGCCAACGGCATGACCGTCACCGCCATCGACCAGTCGGTGCTCGCCGACATCCGCCGGCGCATGCTGCCGATGCAGGACCGGGTGGCGGGCGAACTGAAGCTCGACCCTGCGCTGGTCGCGAAGATCACCACCGCGGCCTCGGCCTGAGGCCGCGCCCGGCGTGGCATGCCGCAGCCGCGGCCCGATCGGACAATCGTCAGAAAAATATCGTGGGAGGGAAACACGTGACCATGCGTGTCTGGGACGTGGTGGAGCGATGGATCATCGGCATCCTCGGGACATCCGCGCTCGTCATCTGCCTCTGGCAGATCATCGGGCGCTATCTGTCGACCAGCTTTGCGACGAGCTGGGGCGAGGAGCTCTCGGTCTATCTGATCATCTGGGCGACGCTGCTGACCGCCAGCGGCCTCGTCCGTGACGACGGCCATGTCCGGGCCGACCTGATCGTGGCGCGGCTCTCCGACGCGACCCAGCGGCGCGTCGAGATCTTCAACTGCACGGTTGCCGTGGCGTTCTGTTCGGGCCTTGCCTGGTTCGGCTATCTGGTCACGCGCGACGCCTACGAGCTCGGCGAGCGCAGCATGACGTCGTTGAGCTTTCCCATGTGGCTCTACTATGCCGCGCTGCCGACCACGGCGGCGCTGATGACCGCGCGCTACGTCGTCCGGCTCGTCCAGTTCGTCTTCTGGTACGACCCGGCACGGATGCGGCTGCATTCGAACCAGGACAGCTGACGCCATGCCGGTTCAATCCTTAGCCGTCGTCTTTTTTGTTTTCCTCGCCCTCGGCATGCCGATCTACCTGGCGCTCGGCACCACCGCGGCGAGCCTCTTCCTCGCCTCGGGCCAGCCGCTCATGGCGGTCGCCCAGAAGATGCTGGACGAGCTCAACTCGCCCCTGCTCCTCGCCGTGCCCTTCTTCGTCATGGCGGCCGCCTTCATGCAGCGCGGCGGCATCGCCCACGCGCTGGTGAACTTCGCGGCCGCCTGGCTCGGCACGGTCCGCGGCGGCCTCGGCGTCGTCACCGTCTTCGGCTGCGCCATGTTCGCCGCGATCTGCGGCTCCTCGGTCGCGACCGCGCTCGCGATGGGCACCATCCTGGTGCCGGCCATGGTGACGCGCGGCTATCCGCCGTCTTTTGCGGCCGGCACCGCGGCGGCCGCGGGTACGCTCGGCATCCTCATCCCGCCGAGCCTGCCGCTGATCCTGTTCGCAGTGCTCGCGGACGAGTCTGTGCCGCGCCTGTTCCTTGCCGGCATCATTCCCGGCTTCCTCCAGGCGGCCCTGTTCATCGGCTGGGTGCTCCTCTACGGCCGGCTCAAGAACCTGCCGCCGGAACCGGCAAAGAGCCTGCCGCAATTCGTCAAGGTGAATCTCAACGCGCTGCCCGCCCTGTCGCTGCCGGCCTGCATCGCCATCGGCATCTATGGCGGCTACACCACCGCGACCGAAGCCAGCGTCCTCGCGGCGGCCATCGCGCTGGTCGTGGCGCTGGTCTTCTACCGCGGCTTCCATTGGACCGAGACGCTGTCGGTGATGGGCGATTCCATCCGCAGCGCCGGCACCATCATGATCATCATCGCGACGGCGCTGGCCTTCGGCCACTGGATCACCGAATCGGGCATGGCCGCGGCCCTCGTGCGCTTCATCGTCGATCTCGGCGTCAGCTCCTGGCAGTTCCTGCTGTTCGTCAACGTCGTCCTGCTGATCATGGGCATGTTCCTGGAGGTCGCCTCGATCATGCTGATCACCATGCCGATCCTGATCCCGCTCCTGAAGCCGCTCGGCATCGACCCGATCCACTTCGCCATCATGGTCACGATCAACATGGAGCTGGCCTTGATCACCGCGCCGGTGGGGCTCAATCTTTTCGTCATGGCATCGGTCACCAAGCGGCCGCTGAGCGAGGTGATCCGCGGGGTCAATCCCTATCTCGCGCTCATGCTGCTGCTGCTCGCCATGGTCACGTTCCTGCCGGAGATATCGTTGTGGCTGCCGAGGAAGGTCTACGGTTGATCAGGAGCGAACCGGTCGGCGACGACCGGGCCGGCATCGGCGCGATCAAGTCGGCCAAGCGCGTCCTGGAGGTGCTCGAGCTGTTTGCCGAGCGCCGCGAAGCGCTCGGCGTCGGCGACGTCGTCGAGGCTCTGGGCTATCCGCAATCCAGCACCTCGACCCTGCTGCGCAGCCTGGTGCAGCTCCACTACCTTCACTACGACCCGGCCACCCGCAAGTTCCTGCCGACCATGCGGGTGGCGCTGCTCGGCAGCTGGATCCACGACCGGCTGTTCACCAGCACCAGCCTGAACGCGCTGATGGAGGGGCTGCACAGGGCAACCGGCTATACGGTCCTGCTCGGCATGCAGAACGACATCTATGTCCAGTACATTCACCTGATCTCCGGCACGCTCGGCGAATGGTACATCAAGCCGGGCTCGCTCAGGCCGCTGTGCCGCGCCGCTGTCGGCAAGATCCTGCTGGCCCGCAAGCCGGACGTCGAAGTGCTCGGCCTGCTCCGCCGCATCAATGCCGAGGAGACCAGTGCCGAGAACCGCATCCGGCCGAACGACCTGTTCGAGGACCTGAACCGGATCCGCCGCGACGGCTATGCCTGGACCGAGGGCGCGGTGATCCCGACCAACGGCGTGGTGGCGATCGAGCTGCCGACGCCGCCGTCCCAGCCGCCCATGGCCATCGGCATCGGGGCGGCCAACAGCCGCGTGCGCGCCGAGCGGGACCGGCTCCTCTCTCTGCTGCGCGAGGCCGTGCATCCCTATGTCCAGTCCCGCCCCGCACCGTCCCTCTGACGATATCGGCCGGACGCTGCGGACGGTCGGCGTCACCGTCGCGATCCAGGCCGTTCACTCGCTGGCCGTGCTGGCCATTCCCGTCATGCTGCCGGAGGCTGCGCCGGCCATCGGCGTCGAGCCCCGTTTCGCCGGCCTGTTCACGGCAATCGTCTACGGCACGTCGATCGTCGCCATGCTGATCCTGGCGAGTTCGATCAACCGCATCGGGCCGATGACGCTCTGCGTCTTCGCCACCGTCTCGGCCGCCGCCGGCCTCGCGCTGTTCGCGGGCGGCAGCCTGGCTTTTCTCGTCGCGGCGGCCGTCCTGCTCGGCCTCGCCTACGGCCCGATCACGCCGACCACGGCGGGCATCCTCGCCGGCCGCGTGCCGCAGCGCTGGTTCGGCCTCGTCTTTTCGCTGAAGCAGACCGGCGTGCCCATCGGTTTCGCCGCCACCGGCCTTCTGGTGCCGTTGCTGGCCGGGCTCTGGGGCTGGCAGCGCGCCAGCCTCGTCCTGGCCGCGGCGCTGATGATCGCAGCCGTCCTCATGCTCGCCCTGAGACGGGCCTATGACGGCCGACGCGCCGCGATCGCAACCGACACGTCCGGCCGCCTCGCGCCGCTCCTCCTCGTCCTGCGGCATCGGCAGCTGCGCGCCCTGGCGGTCGGCTCCGCCATGCTACTGATCCCGCAGGCCTGCCTCGGCAGTTTCCTCGTCGCCTTCCTGATGGAGAAGGCCGCGCTGACCGCCATGGCCGCAGGCGGCATGCTTTCCGCCGCGCAGTTCGCCGGCATGGTCTGCCGCATGGCGTTCGGCGCGCTGGCCGACCGGCTGGCGGAACGGTTCACGCTGCTCGCCGGCCTCGGCGCTCTCTCGGCCTGCGGCACGGCGGCCACCGCATCGGCGGAGGCCGGCTGGCCGCTCGCCGCCGTCACGCTGGCCTGCGTCACCTATGGCGCCGGCGCGGTCAGCTGGAACGGCGTCGTACTCGCCGAATTCGCCCGCTGGTCGCCCAAGGGGCAGGCGGCGGCCGTCTCGGCCGGAGCGACGGCGGTCACCTATGCCGGGGCGGTGCTCGGGCCCGCCCTGTTCGGCCTCGCGGTCGGCACCATCGGCTACCGGATGAGCTTCCTGGTCGTGGCGGCGGTTGCCGGCCTCGCGGGCGGCTGGTTCGCTGTGGAAGGCCTGCGGATGCGGCGGCATGGTCTGCCGGACGCCGGCCCGACGGAAGCGCCGGAGACGGTGAAGGCGGTCGAGCGCGACAGCCGTACCTGAGGCCCGCCAGCAGACGCACTTCGCCCCTCCGGCACCCGGATGGCCAGCTCCGCTCCGGCACGAAGCGATCAGGGCGGTTGACATAGCCGACTCTTTTTAGGAACTATTTAGTTCCGGAACTGAATGGTACCTCAAATGACGGATGCTCAGCTCGATCTCGCCTTCGCCGCCCTGGCCGACGCCACCCGTCGCGCCATCCTGGCCCGCCTGCTCGACGGGGAAGCTTCGGTCGCCGAGCTCGCCGCCCCCTTCGCCCTGACGCCACGCGCGATCAGCAAGCATGTCGGTGTGCTCGAGGCGGCCGGGCTGGTGGCGCGCAGCCGGGATGCCCAGCGCCGGCCGAGCCGCCTCCGGGCCGAGCCGCTCGCCGGCATCGACCGCTGGCTCGATCCCTATCGGGCCCTTTGGAACGCACGTTTCGATCGCCTCGAACGCCGTCTCGCCGAACAGTAAGGGAGTTCATCCATGGCCGCCTCGCCCGCGCTCGACATCACCATCTCGCGCTTCTTTGCGGCATCGCCGGAACGGGTCTTCGCGCAGTGGCTCGACGCCGACGCGCTGATCGACTGGTTCGCCCCCGACACCTATACTGGCCTGTCCGCCGAGGCCGACCCGCGCATCGGCGGCCGCTGGCGCGTCGACTATAGGTCCGACACCGGGCATCGCTTCAGCGAGCACGGCGAATTCCTCGACATCGTGCCGCCGCGGCGCCTGGTGCTGAGCCTGTCCCAGACATTGGACGGCACGGCGCGGGAGACCACCGTGGTCGTGACCTTCGAGCCGCGCGACGGCGGCACGCTGATGCACTTCCGCCAGACCGGCCTCGACGATGCCGCCTGGCGCGACGGGCTCGCCGAGGGCTGGATCGGCTGCCTCGACAAGCTCGGCGCGCGGCTGGCGGCCGAGGCGGCGCAGAGGCGCGGCGAGGTCGAGATCCGGTCCCTGTTCGACGCGTGGTTCGACGCGTCCGCGCGCAAGGACCTCGATGCGGCCATGGCCCCGGTGGCCGAGACCGTCGTGGCCTACGAGCATTCACCGCCGCTCGCGGTGCACGGCCCCGCGGCGCTGCGCGAGGAATGCCGCCGCGGCTTCACCCTGGCCGGGCCGGAATTTCGCTGGGACATTCCCGACCTGCAGGTCATCGTGCGCGGCGACATCGCCGTCACCTGGGGCCTCAATCGCATGACCGATCTTGCCGACGGCACGGTCAGGAACCGGATGTGGTCGCGCGGCACGCGGGTGTTCCAGCGCGTCGAAGGCCGCTGGCGGATGATCCACCAGCACGTCTCCTTCCCGGCCGATCCGGAGACCGGCGCGGCCCGGGTCGATCTTGCTCCGTGACGGCCGGCATCGGTCGGCAGATCCGTCTCAGGCGAGCGCCACCGCCGCGTGGCTATGCCGGTCGACCAGGACCTTGCGCAGCTTTTGCAGCGCCCGGTTCTCGATCTGCCGCACTCTTTCCTTGGAAATGCCGAAGCGGTCGCCGAGGCTTTCGAGGGTTGCGCCATCGTCGTTCAGCCGACGCTCGCTGAGGATCTTCAGCTCGCGCTCGGACAGGATGCCGAGCGCGGCCCGAAGCCAGCGCACGCGCCGCTCGCCGTCGATCGCCTCGCCCACCTGCTCGTCCGGCAGCGGCGCCCGGTCGACCAGGAAGTCCATGCGCTCGGCGCCCGGCTCGTTGTCGCTGTCGTGGTTCGCCGCATTGAGCGACATTTCCGGATGCGACAGGCGCGCGTCCATCAGCGCCACGTCCGCCTCGGAGACGCCGACCGCGGCGGCGATCTCGCGATGCATCGCCGTGCGCGCGGTGGTCGCGTCCATGGTCTGCGACAGCCGGGCGCGCAGCCGGCGCAGGTTGAAGAACAGCGCCTTCTGGTTGGACGACGTGCCGCCACGCACGATCGACCAGTTGCGCAGCACATAGTCCTGCAGCGCGGCCCGGACCCACCAGGTCGCATAGGTGGAGAAACGCACGTCGCGTTCGGGCTCGAAGCGCGAAGCGGCTTCCAGGAGCCCGACATGTCCCTCCTGGATGAGATCGGCCATGGGCAGGCCGTAGTGCCGGAACCGGTGCGCGAGCGCGATGGCGAGACGCATATGGGCCTGGGTCAGGCGGTGCAGCGCGACCTCGTCGCGGTCCTCCTTCCAGCGCAGGGCGAGCTGGTGCTCTTCCTCCCGCTGCAGGAACGGCGCATCCCGTGCAGCCCTGATCAGCCCGCGCCGAAGCCGCGACCCCTGGTCCATGACGTCCTCCCCCTGGCAGCGCCGCGGCGGGTTTGCCCACTCTTCGGCTGCCTAGGAGAAATGCGTATGCGATCTCGGCCGGAATCTCCAGACTGGTGAAGGGGTTACCGGATTATTGCGACATTCTGCCGCATGCGCGACGGGGACGGCCTGGCGAGGCTCCGGACAAGCAAAAGCCCGGCGCGCGGGCCGGGCTTTCGCTATGTCGGATCCGAACCCGTAGCCGGGACGGCGCCGGATCAGGCGGCCTCGACCTCGGCCTCGTCGGCATCGTCGAGATCCTCGGCCTTGGCCGCGCCGCGGCGCGGTCCCTTGGCGAGCTGGGCCTCGATCTGCTTGATCGCCTCGGCCTCGCCGACGCGCTCGACGGCGGCGAGCTCGCGCGCCATGCGGTCCAGGGCCTGTTCGTAGAGCTGGCGCTCGGAATAGGACTGCTCGGGCTGCGTGTCGGAGCGGTAGAGGTCGCGCACGACTTCGGAAATGGCGATCAGGTCGCCGGAATTGATCTTCGCTTCGTATTCCTGGGCACGGCGGGACCACATGGTGCGCTTGATGCGGGCCCGACCCTTGAGCACATCGAGCGCCTTGGCCATCACGTCGGCATCGGCGAGCTTGCGCATGCCGACCTGTGCGATCTTGGCGGTCGGGACACGCAACGTCATCTTGTCCTTCTCGAAGGTGATGACGAACAGCTCGAGCTTGAAGCCGGCAATATCCTGTTCCTCGATGGACACGATCTGCCCGACCCCGTGGGACGGATAGACGATATACTCATTCGTCTTGAAGCCCTGACGGGTCTGCGCGTTCTTCTTTGTGGTCATTCTGCGCCTTACTCCTCGCCGGCCACGGGGGCCGCTGGTGACGCCGGACCGACGGCGGACCACCGCCGGCAGCCGGTCCACGCGGCCCGACGGGCCGGTGGTGGTTCGCGTCAGAAGCCTCGCGCAATCCCCAGGAGGATCCGCCCCGGCCCTTGACGTTAGTCGACGACAAAAATAAGTCCCACGGCACGGTGAAAACCCGGGAATTGGGTTTCATCGCGTCGTTTCCTCGGAGTTTTCCGAAAAAAGGCGCCTCGCAAAAAGCGAGCGCACGGGCTTGACCGTTGTTTTGATCGACTGTGTCAGGACAATATCACAATTTTCGCCGAAATCAAAGGCTTAAGCTCCCGCCCCCTGGCGGGGCCGGTAACATGGCCGTTGATTCGTTGGCCGCGGCGGCGGCGCGAATGGGTCAGTCGCCCTGTCCCGGTTCAGGCGACAACAGCGCTTCCTTGCCGGGTTTTCCGTCCCAATCCTTGGCATCCGCAGGCGACTCGCGCTTCTGCGTGATGTTCGGCCACTTGGCTGCGAAATCGGCATTGATGCCGAGCCATTTTTCGAGGCCCGCCTCGGTATCCGGCTTGATCGCCTCGGCCGGACATTCCGGCTCGCAGACGCCGCAGTCGATGCACTCGTCCGGATGGATCACGAGAAAATTTTCGCCTTCGTAGAAGCAGTCGACGGGACAGACTTCCACGCAGTCCATGTATTTGCACTTGATGCAATTCTCGGTGACCACATAGGTCATGGACAGGCTCCGGCGTGTCGCGACAGGCGACCCTGGCGGATTACCAGATCAGAACGTTCGTATGCAAGCGAACCCGTGGCGGCGGGCATGGCAGTCTTGCCGTTTCGCCTTTGCCGCACGATCTATGGTCCGTCGCAACCCACGGGGAATTTTGATGAACTACGCCAAGACCGCCATGCTTCTGGCCGCCATGACCGCCCTGTTCATGGGCCTCGGCTTCCTGATCGGCGGCAGCACCGGCATGGTCATCGCACTCGTCGTCGCGGCCGCCATGAATTTCTGGAGCTATTGGGGCTCTGACCGCGCCGTGCTCACCATGTACGGCGCGCAGGAGGT
This portion of the bacterium YEK0313 genome encodes:
- the mcl1_1 gene encoding Malyl-CoA lyase, with translation MAISRPQRRRRSQLSTPGSSEKMMQKAASSKADHVFLDLEDAVAPNQKVGARAKIVEALNTLDWTGKVRCVRINDLTTPYAYEDIIEVVEGAGENLDTIMMTKVQTPADILFADKLLTMMEKKLGLKKRIGLEALIEEVEGMQNIDEIARSSDRLECLIFGMGDFSASMGVDLKMVGVADGYPGDIWHHARFRLVMACRAAGIDPVDGPYADFRNPDGYREEAKRAMVLGCVGKWAIHPSQIDIALDVFSPSREDVDRARALAKAYAEAEAQGLGAINVDGVMVDVASIRILKNTVLRKADLYGL
- the dctP_1 gene encoding C4-dicarboxylate-binding periplasmic protein precursor; protein product: MAGCTRRQATVFSALFAPALLAAREAAAQVKLRVSLDTSSTHIRTVQVGRYLDALKRRSNGAIEPELFHSGQLFRDRDVGRALRQGSVDMAVPGTWIVTGLEPNADFVALPALFGQPREVLYKVSDGEVGQTINRLLEAKLRIKVIGPWLDLGYSNTYAVKPISRPGDMAGLKIRTSGGHGQFLRVDFFGGVPNFTAWPDVPLALSQGTFDGLISTNESIASAKLWESGLKFALQDYQFYGQYMPMVSDAFLQKVPAEARKLVADVWNEMIGDFRNEANAAQAKAGEAMAANGMTVTAIDQSVLADIRRRMLPMQDRVAGELKLDPALVAKITTAASA
- the yiaM_1 gene encoding 2,3-diketo-L-gulonate TRAP transporter small permease protein YiaM; translation: MTMRVWDVVERWIIGILGTSALVICLWQIIGRYLSTSFATSWGEELSVYLIIWATLLTASGLVRDDGHVRADLIVARLSDATQRRVEIFNCTVAVAFCSGLAWFGYLVTRDAYELGERSMTSLSFPMWLYYAALPTTAALMTARYVVRLVQFVFWYDPARMRLHSNQDS
- the siaT_3 gene encoding Sialic acid TRAP transporter permease protein SiaT, producing the protein MPVQSLAVVFFVFLALGMPIYLALGTTAASLFLASGQPLMAVAQKMLDELNSPLLLAVPFFVMAAAFMQRGGIAHALVNFAAAWLGTVRGGLGVVTVFGCAMFAAICGSSVATALAMGTILVPAMVTRGYPPSFAAGTAAAAGTLGILIPPSLPLILFAVLADESVPRLFLAGIIPGFLQAALFIGWVLLYGRLKNLPPEPAKSLPQFVKVNLNALPALSLPACIAIGIYGGYTTATEASVLAAAIALVVALVFYRGFHWTETLSVMGDSIRSAGTIMIIIATALAFGHWITESGMAAALVRFIVDLGVSSWQFLLFVNVVLLIMGMFLEVASIMLITMPILIPLLKPLGIDPIHFAIMVTINMELALITAPVGLNLFVMASVTKRPLSEVIRGVNPYLALMLLLLAMVTFLPEISLWLPRKVYG
- the kdgR_2 gene encoding Transcriptional regulator KdgR codes for the protein MIRSEPVGDDRAGIGAIKSAKRVLEVLELFAERREALGVGDVVEALGYPQSSTSTLLRSLVQLHYLHYDPATRKFLPTMRVALLGSWIHDRLFTSTSLNALMEGLHRATGYTVLLGMQNDIYVQYIHLISGTLGEWYIKPGSLRPLCRAAVGKILLARKPDVEVLGLLRRINAEETSAENRIRPNDLFEDLNRIRRDGYAWTEGAVIPTNGVVAIELPTPPSQPPMAIGIGAANSRVRAERDRLLSLLREAVHPYVQSRPAPSL
- a CDS encoding Major Facilitator Superfamily protein; amino-acid sequence: MSSPAPHRPSDDIGRTLRTVGVTVAIQAVHSLAVLAIPVMLPEAAPAIGVEPRFAGLFTAIVYGTSIVAMLILASSINRIGPMTLCVFATVSAAAGLALFAGGSLAFLVAAAVLLGLAYGPITPTTAGILAGRVPQRWFGLVFSLKQTGVPIGFAATGLLVPLLAGLWGWQRASLVLAAALMIAAVLMLALRRAYDGRRAAIATDTSGRLAPLLLVLRHRQLRALAVGSAMLLIPQACLGSFLVAFLMEKAALTAMAAGGMLSAAQFAGMVCRMAFGALADRLAERFTLLAGLGALSACGTAATASAEAGWPLAAVTLACVTYGAGAVSWNGVVLAEFARWSPKGQAAAVSAGATAVTYAGAVLGPALFGLAVGTIGYRMSFLVVAAVAGLAGGWFAVEGLRMRRHGLPDAGPTEAPETVKAVERDSRT
- a CDS encoding HTH-type transcriptional regulator; this translates as MVPQMTDAQLDLAFAALADATRRAILARLLDGEASVAELAAPFALTPRAISKHVGVLEAAGLVARSRDAQRRPSRLRAEPLAGIDRWLDPYRALWNARFDRLERRLAEQ
- a CDS encoding hypothetical protein (Activator of Hsp90 ATPase homolog 1-like protein); this translates as MAASPALDITISRFFAASPERVFAQWLDADALIDWFAPDTYTGLSAEADPRIGGRWRVDYRSDTGHRFSEHGEFLDIVPPRRLVLSLSQTLDGTARETTVVVTFEPRDGGTLMHFRQTGLDDAAWRDGLAEGWIGCLDKLGARLAAEAAQRRGEVEIRSLFDAWFDASARKDLDAAMAPVAETVVAYEHSPPLAVHGPAALREECRRGFTLAGPEFRWDIPDLQVIVRGDIAVTWGLNRMTDLADGTVRNRMWSRGTRVFQRVEGRWRMIHQHVSFPADPETGAARVDLAP
- the rpoH_1 gene encoding RNA polymerase sigma factor RpoH codes for the protein MDQGSRLRRGLIRAARDAPFLQREEEHQLALRWKEDRDEVALHRLTQAHMRLAIALAHRFRHYGLPMADLIQEGHVGLLEAASRFEPERDVRFSTYATWWVRAALQDYVLRNWSIVRGGTSSNQKALFFNLRRLRARLSQTMDATTARTAMHREIAAAVGVSEADVALMDARLSHPEMSLNAANHDSDNEPGAERMDFLVDRAPLPDEQVGEAIDGERRVRWLRAALGILSERELKILSERRLNDDGATLESLGDRFGISKERVRQIENRALQKLRKVLVDRHSHAAVALA
- the carD gene encoding RNA polymerase-binding transcription factor CarD produces the protein MTTKKNAQTRQGFKTNEYIVYPSHGVGQIVSIEEQDIAGFKLELFVITFEKDKMTLRVPTAKIAQVGMRKLADADVMAKALDVLKGRARIKRTMWSRRAQEYEAKINSGDLIAISEVVRDLYRSDTQPEQSYSERQLYEQALDRMARELAAVERVGEAEAIKQIEAQLAKGPRRGAAKAEDLDDADEAEVEAA
- the fdxA gene encoding Ferredoxin-2 yields the protein MTYVVTENCIKCKYMDCVEVCPVDCFYEGENFLVIHPDECIDCGVCEPECPAEAIKPDTEAGLEKWLGINADFAAKWPNITQKRESPADAKDWDGKPGKEALLSPEPGQGD